One Gemmatimonadota bacterium genomic region harbors:
- a CDS encoding lipocalin-like domain-containing protein: MSMASPDSSGRQRPAWDEQPSGRIMYTADGHMAAQLYDTRRAKVRLERSPGVRRGGAGHAGGPLRLLRAIHHRHGHATGFAPG, translated from the coding sequence GTGTCGATGGCCAGCCCGGACTCCTCAGGGCGCCAACGCCCGGCGTGGGATGAACAGCCGAGTGGTCGCATCATGTACACGGCCGACGGACACATGGCGGCGCAGCTCTACGATACGCGAAGGGCGAAAGTTAGGCTTGAACGTTCCCCAGGCGTCCGCCGAGGCGGCGCGGGCCACGCTGGCGGGCCTCTTCGCCTACTTCGGGCGATACACCATCGACACGGTCACGCGACGGGTTTCGCACCAGGTTGA
- a CDS encoding lipocalin-like domain-containing protein: MNVPQASAEAARATLAGLFAYFGRYTIDTVTRRVSHQVEGAFLQDWVGATLIREYRFISDNLVELRVVHDEAGRTPANPTVLVWERVGR; this comes from the coding sequence TTGAACGTTCCCCAGGCGTCCGCCGAGGCGGCGCGGGCCACGCTGGCGGGCCTCTTCGCCTACTTCGGGCGATACACCATCGACACGGTCACGCGACGGGTTTCGCACCAGGTTGAGGGGGCGTTCCTCCAGGACTGGGTCGGGGCGACCTTGATCCGTGAGTATCGTTTCATCAGCGACAACCTGGTCGAGCTTCGCGTCGTGCACGACGAAGCGGGGCGTACGCCGGCCAACCCGACGGTGCTCGTCTGGGAGCGCGTGGGGCGATGA